From the genome of Cynocephalus volans isolate mCynVol1 chromosome 14, mCynVol1.pri, whole genome shotgun sequence, one region includes:
- the C14H2orf49 gene encoding ashwin gives MAGDVGGRSCTDSELLLHPELLSQEFLLLTLEQKKIAVEDDIRINKDNLTDLYVQHAIPLPQRDLPKNRWGKMMEKRREQHEIKDETKRSSTVDGLRKRPLIVFDGSSTSTSIKVKKTENGDNGRLKPPPQASFTSNAFPKLSNSSSSVSPLILSSNLPTNNKTKHSNNDTKQNNDLMHRKSASGFVKSPPLTPAGTTPVKLKRAVPKEEAEALNNLKPPEAKRKIQHVTWP, from the exons ATGGCGGGTGATGTGGGCGGTCGTAGTTGCACCGACTCAGAGCTGCTGCTGCACCCGGAGCTGCTGTCCCAGGAGTTCCTTCTCCTCACCCTGGAGCAG AAGAAAATAGCTGTTGAAGATGACATAAGAATAAACAAAGACAATCTTACTGATCTTTATGTCCAGCATGCAATACCATTGCCTCAGAGGGATTTGCCAAAGAATAGATGGGGGAAAAtgatggaaaagagaagagaacaaCACGAGATAAAAGATGAAACTAAAAG GAGTAGCACTGTAGACGGGTTAAGGAAAAGACCCCTCATTGTATTTGATGGAAGTTCAACAAGTACAAGCATAaaagtgaaaaagacagagaatggagATAACGGTCGACTCAAGCCTCCCCCTCAGGCAAGCTTTACCAGTAACGCCTTTCCAAAATTATCAAATTCCTCTTCAAGTGTTTCACCCCTAATTTTGTCTTCCAATTTGCCTACGAACAATAAAACGAAACACAGTAATAATGACACTAAACAGAACAATGACTTAATGCATAGGAAAAGTGCTTCTGGCTTTGTGAAGTCGCCACCTTTGACCCCTGCTGGAACTACTCCCGTGAAGTTAAAGCGAGCCGTTCCTAAAGAAGAAGCAGAAGCCCTG AATAACCTGAAGCCTCCAGAAGCAAAGAGGAAGATACAACATGTTACCTGGCCGTGA